In the genome of Paenibacillus pabuli, the window TGTAAACAAAGAAAAGGCTCCGGTGATAACCGAAGCCTTTTCCTGTTTAACTTATATTTTTCCCAGCATTTTGTTATACATAAACTGTCCTGTTACCCGGCGTGCTGTTACGTAACGATCGTTGAAATAAGGATTGGATAATTGGGTGATGCTTACACCTTTGCTGCTTGAAGCATGAGCGAACTGTCCGCCCCCGATATATACACCTGTATGTGAAATACCATTGCCCATCGTATTAAAGAATACCAGGTCACCCGTACGCAGATTGGCTTTGGATACCGGCGTTCCTGCCTTGGCTTGCTGTTGCGAAGTGCGTGGCAATTCAATGCTGTATTTGTTGAAAATATATCTCATGAATCCAGAGCAATCAAACCCGGCCAGTGTAGTGCCACCCCATTTGTAAGGTATGCCTGTCATGTTGTTAACGACGGTGTTAATACTGCTTGCCTCTGTGCTTGCTGCACCAGATGTAAATAGAACTGCTGCTCCAAAAATGGAGATGATAAGCTTTTTCAAAATTATGTTCTC includes:
- a CDS encoding C40 family peptidase, whose translation is MKKLIISIFGAAVLFTSGAASTEASSINTVVNNMTGIPYKWGGTTLAGFDCSGFMRYIFNKYSIELPRTSQQQAKAGTPVSKANLRTGDLVFFNTMGNGISHTGVYIGGGQFAHASSSKGVSITQLSNPYFNDRYVTARRVTGQFMYNKMLGKI